From Sander vitreus isolate 19-12246 chromosome 5, sanVit1, whole genome shotgun sequence:
ATAAGCAACTGAACGCCTAATTGTGAATTTTTTCACTACTGAATCttgttgtatattgtatgttgaaGCGCTGTATGTATAGCACTTAAATAATTGACTTTAAAAACCAACCATCTGAATGTGCTGTCAATTTCAAGTTGtgcaatttggaaaaaaaatatttgcagtaCTGTTGTGGTCCACAAATTCACATCTTcagatattaaaaaaatcaaGTAAAAAAATATCTCAAGTCGCTCAAATTGGCTTGGTCAAATTTTCAGATTCAAAGATTCAGGATACCAAGGACAAGCTTAAGTACTTGTCACATGTTAAAACACAACTAAGAGGCTTTTCATCTTCCAATACAGGACGAATAACACAAAGGTAACAAAGCTTACCGATGCAGCGTGATGAAGGTATCCACTGACGCTGCTCCTGAGGGGGGGATGAGGCTTGGCTGTGAGTGCATCCAGCAACACGAGCAAACTCCACATACGCTCCTTCAAAAGTAGCTTGAGATGCACTTACGAGTTGTCCACATGATGGCAGGCTAATGGGCGGATTTTGCAGTCCGTTTGGTAAACCCTGATCGGTTAATGGAGGTTGAAATGGCGCTTTGTAAGGGTTGTGTGGCAAGGGAAGTTGTAGATTTTGGGGGCTACAAGGCTGTGGAGCTTGGTTTGTTTGGTGAAGAGATGGTGGGGGTATACGTTTTTCTTGGTTTGCATTCAGCAGCATTGATGACGTGTGAGGACTTTGCTGGGCGAAGGAAATAATGTGAGAGGCACTCGGGATGGCAAACAGTGGGGTGGATGACGGATTGTTGCAAATCTGAGAGTCTTTGTACAGAGCAGAATGATGAGTGTCGTTTCTGGACGATAAGGTGCTGAGGTCGCTCATACAGCTCTGATTGGACACCTGCAGGTGGTCGTAGGAGGGTCTCTGGCTAGAAGACGAGCCCAGGTTGAGGTGCTGAGAGCCGGGCAGTGGGTTGAGATGGGGTCCTTGAGTTGAAGCAGTTGACCAGCCATTCTGGCCCGCCCACGACTGACAGGGTATGTTACTCTTATTTGATGTCCGGTTATCCATCATTCTCCATAACCATCACTTTGTTGCTTGGAGTCTTTTATTTCCTTGGAGACGGGGCCTAGCAGAGCAAAACCACATGCACACTTAATCACCAGGGTCACATCAATAAATTAGCTTTCACAGTTTGATCATTTAAATTCATTGAAAGGATATTCCCTTGAGATGTAGCATCTCATTTTCGAGGGGGTTCTGTTGCTCTATTTAGTGGAGAACAGTATGTATACTTTATACTGATACTAATAGAATATAGTGCAAGAGTCAATGCAACTTAATAATATaacatagtataatatataattatgaCATTATGATGTGAGGGAATGACACATAGTATATGGTGCAGTGGTAATATAGCTAGATCATACTATATAGTATATTACAACGATATAAGAGAATATAGCAGAGTatagcaaacaaacaaaataagtaTAAGTAAAGTAACGCTATTTAACATATATTCACATTCAAACAATTCAACAGCACAATGTTAGCTGCTCAATCTAACCTTAGACAaataacgttaatgttagcccCTATAAATATTTTTGGCAGCCTGTTGTAGTCAACTAACAGTTTATGTTACTGTAGTTGGTCTAGGGTTAACGTTAGTGTTACTAActtacatgtgttttttttagtagtTTGGGTTAACCTTTTCAGGATCATTTATAAATGGTAACGTTAACTAACTAGCGTATTTGCTCAAAATAACATTTATACTTACAGTAGGGGATCGCCAGATATAACTAAAACGTTGCACGTCGACCAAATGTACGTAagcttagctagctagtagtGTGGTACCATTTCTTCtttagtttagctagctagctaactagctagcaaACCTTGCATTTATTAGCTAACCATAACTGTTTGCATGATTGGTTGTAAAATTCCGGATATTCGGAGaactgactagctagcgttACTCCAAAACGAGCACgctgaaaaaataatgtatctgcatgaaatacTTCTAATTTTAGGTACAAAAATCGGCAAGTAATGGATAGCTACCACCAAAGAGTAccaccaaagcccgtctacggccttattagaaattctttggtaccACATACCCGGAAAGAGCGgccgtttgttgttgttgattacGTCACGGCCCTTCGCTGTGACTTCTGcttggcttttcaaaataaggtcgtcatcgcaatattttcttttgtaaagTCACATGACTAATTAACCgactgtagcctatataaataaacctaAATCAACATATTTGATCACTAATCACTAAAAGATGGTTGAACTTTACCCTCCTACACCTTCACTGCATCATTATAATCtcatataaaacaaacaagcagaaGCATTGCAGTTGTTGTTGATATGCTTTGTAATTTgaagttcatttcattcagtacAGTACAAATTTATTTTACATCATCAGTAGCCAAgcaaaatacaagaaaaatgtTGTCTTGTTATGTCTTTTGTTTCTTGTCTACTTCATAAAGCATTAAATGTATACAGCTCATTAAAACACCATAAATATAAGggagggtgttttttttcttttgtcctcCAGTAAAGACTGAACATTTCAACAGGCTAAATGACACTAAACCAGTTCcacacctttttttcttttttagccaACAGGAAACATTGGATCCACAAAGATAAGAAAGTAGAATATCTTCAGCTGTaaactgttttgttgttgtgatttaTTATTGTGTTATTGTGGTTTCAGCTTCTGAAATAAAATCCATGAAAATACTTTTATAtcagtttatttatatttgtgtaGCAGTTACTCTTCCTGGAGttcagacaaaaacataaaaacaatgacaTGGTACTTGAAAGCTATACAACAAAAATTTAATTCAGGCATGCACAGAAGTTGTTATTAAAAATTACCTTTCAGTCATGTCAACTCTTCTATCTGTTAAGGTAAAATTACCTGTAAACGACTGGGTGAACTTTGTCTTTAACCAACATGTTGCACAACAGCCGTTGTAAGGCTTGTCAGTCACACAACAATACTGTATAAAGTGCAGAGCTGCTGCCAACCCAGAGACAAAAGCTGCACGGACTGTGAATCTAATGTCTTACACCTTTCCACTGTAAGTACAAAATTGATTATTGTCATTGAATCAATGCTGTCACTCAACTTTATTAACATCAAAGTGTAAACTAAGCTTGTTGAGGAAATATGGTTTGtcttataaaatataatttaaggTTAAAAGTTGTAACAGTTGTATGCTAGTATGAACTGAACTTATTCCTTAATCTTTCATCCTAAAGGTTCCTTTCAATCAAAATCTTCTGATGTGATTAAAAACATAAAGTTATTGCTGAGGTTTCCGAGAGTTTCCAAATGAAATGTGTTCAGTTGCTTAAGAGAGGCCAGTCATCATGATCTAATATGTCACACTAGCACTCTGCTTTCAGGTGAATGCTTTATGAATAGCAGGTAAAACCGACAGGAGGTAATACCATCTTCAAATCTCTCTTCTCTCATATGCTCTATCTGACTATTTTAACAATGAACTTTAAACTCTTTTGGATCAGAAAACGTCTataaagaagaggagaaaatcCACAGTAAACATTGTTACCATTGTACCTCCTCCTTGTTTTTATGATTTCAGTTTCACTTCAGAGATGAGCGGGTTGAGACTGGTGACACTGGCTGCACTGCTCTGCTCTCTTCCAACTGCTGATGGAGGGAAAGTCCTTGTTTTCCCTGTGGAGGGAAGCCACTGGGTCAACATGAAGGTCCTCATCCAGGAGCTCCATTCCAGAGGTCACCACATCACAGTGATCCGGCCCAAAACCAGCATGTTCATCAAAGCAGAGTCCCTTCACTACCAGTCAATCAGCCTGGACGACAGTAATGAATTTGATGCAAACTTGATGAATTATTTCACGACAAGAATGCTGCAGCTCCGGCAGGAGTTCCACACTTCAACTGCAGCGTATTTCAAAGCTGGAGAGGAGTTGATGACAATGATGCATCATGCTCACAAACTTGTGGTTGATAAAATGCAAGAGATATTTGAggatgctaaactgatgcaattATTCCAAGAAGCCAAGTATGATGTTGTTCTGACTGACCCTTGCTTCGGTGGAGGGGTTCTTCTGGCTCATCGGTTGGGTCTGCCTCTGGTCTTCAACGTACGGTGGACGATCTTGGAAGATGGACATCACACAGTTGCCCCATCACCGCTTTCATATGTTCCCATACCAGGCCTTAAATTGACTGATAagatgactttttggcaaaggGTGTTAAACGTTTTAATTGCTTTAGTGGTACGTAATAACCACATGACAATCAAAGAATCTTATTACACACCATTTGTCCACCGCCACTTTGGTCCTGACGTCCACTATGATGAGCTCGTTCAGGCAGCAGATGTCTGGTTGATGAGAACCGACTTTACCTTTGAGTTCCCTCGTCCCACCATGCCCAACGTTGTCTACATGGGCGGGTTTCAGTGTAAACCCTCCAAGCCTCTTCCTCAACATCTGGAAGACTTTGTCCAGAGCTCTGCAGAGCATGGAGTCATTATTATGAGCTTGGGGACCTTGGTGGGGACTCTTCCTGAGGATATAGCAGAACATGTGGCTGCTACTTTTGCCCAATTACCTCAGAAGGTCATCTGGAGGCATACTGGGAAGAGACCGTCCACCCTGGGCAATAACACCTTGCTGCTGGACTGGCTGCCCCAAAATGACCTCTTAGGACACCCAAAGACCAGAGTGTTTGTGGCCCACGGAGGCACCAACGGACTTCAAGAGGCCATCTACCACGGAGTTCCCATCGTCGGCCTTCCTCTGATGTTTGACCAGGATGATAACCTGTTCAGGATGAGAGTGAGGGGTGTTGCAAAGGTGCTGGAAATTGGCACACTGAACAAAGACAACTTCCTGGAGGCGGTGAAGGCGGTGCTTTATGAGCCGTTCTACAGGGAGAACGTGCAGCAGCTCTCCAGGCTGCACAGAGACCAGCCCATGAAGCCTCTGGACCGAGCCATGTTCTGGATCGAGTTTGTCATGAGACACAAGGGTGCTGCTCACTTAAGGACTAACTCCTATAAAATGTCCTGGATTCAGTACCACTCCATTGATGTTATCGCACTGTTGCTAGTGTCGGTTATGATGATGTCACTGATTTGCATTTTAACAGTGAAATGTTTGTGGTGTAAAGTGTTTGGTGGGAGGAAAGCAAAATTGGACTAATACAAATACTTGTTGTTGCTCTGCGTGTACTTCTGTTATGGTTTTTTAGCAgtaaattttttttctccaacacCAGCAGAAAAGGGAAGAATGAAAATGAAAGTTGCACAAAATGAAACATGTTTAAATTTAGTGTTAATCTGTATCTTGAACAACTGAGGTTTGATGATGATGGCGCAGCAGCACAGAATAAATGTCGGCCTCTTACGTTAAGAGCTGAAAAGACTCGTGTCCAAGATATAATTTAATCTGAAAAATGTCTTTGAGATGATCTGactaaaaagcaacaacaacatcaagAGCCACGGCAGTGATACCCTGGAGTGGACATAC
This genomic window contains:
- the LOC144518588 gene encoding UDP-glucuronosyltransferase 2A1-like isoform X1 produces the protein MSYTFPLFTSEMSGLRLVTLAALLCSLPTADGGKVLVFPVEGSHWVNMKVLIQELHSRGHHITVIRPKTSMFIKAESLHYQSISLDDSNEFDANLMNYFTTRMLQLRQEFHTSTAAYFKAGEELMTMMHHAHKLVVDKMQEIFEDAKLMQLFQEAKYDVVLTDPCFGGGVLLAHRLGLPLVFNVRWTILEDGHHTVAPSPLSYVPIPGLKLTDKMTFWQRVLNVLIALVVRNNHMTIKESYYTPFVHRHFGPDVHYDELVQAADVWLMRTDFTFEFPRPTMPNVVYMGGFQCKPSKPLPQHLEDFVQSSAEHGVIIMSLGTLVGTLPEDIAEHVAATFAQLPQKVIWRHTGKRPSTLGNNTLLLDWLPQNDLLGHPKTRVFVAHGGTNGLQEAIYHGVPIVGLPLMFDQDDNLFRMRVRGVAKVLEIGTLNKDNFLEAVKAVLYEPFYRENVQQLSRLHRDQPMKPLDRAMFWIEFVMRHKGAAHLRTNSYKMSWIQYHSIDVIALLLVSVMMMSLICILTVKCLWCKVFGGRKAKLD
- the LOC144518588 gene encoding UDP-glucuronosyltransferase 2A1-like isoform X2, encoding MSGLRLVTLAALLCSLPTADGGKVLVFPVEGSHWVNMKVLIQELHSRGHHITVIRPKTSMFIKAESLHYQSISLDDSNEFDANLMNYFTTRMLQLRQEFHTSTAAYFKAGEELMTMMHHAHKLVVDKMQEIFEDAKLMQLFQEAKYDVVLTDPCFGGGVLLAHRLGLPLVFNVRWTILEDGHHTVAPSPLSYVPIPGLKLTDKMTFWQRVLNVLIALVVRNNHMTIKESYYTPFVHRHFGPDVHYDELVQAADVWLMRTDFTFEFPRPTMPNVVYMGGFQCKPSKPLPQHLEDFVQSSAEHGVIIMSLGTLVGTLPEDIAEHVAATFAQLPQKVIWRHTGKRPSTLGNNTLLLDWLPQNDLLGHPKTRVFVAHGGTNGLQEAIYHGVPIVGLPLMFDQDDNLFRMRVRGVAKVLEIGTLNKDNFLEAVKAVLYEPFYRENVQQLSRLHRDQPMKPLDRAMFWIEFVMRHKGAAHLRTNSYKMSWIQYHSIDVIALLLVSVMMMSLICILTVKCLWCKVFGGRKAKLD